In the genome of Pieris rapae chromosome 6, ilPieRapa1.1, whole genome shotgun sequence, one region contains:
- the LOC110991687 gene encoding uncharacterized protein LOC110991687 isoform X2 has protein sequence MKHPIEVTCIVCQLRFCCADCRWKHEQRAHELTYDCPLCRGNPFLCHPQYLNQDFIEHLTTHLPLRCRKCQQTYTTMQDFQDLDKCTTISELCSFKGDDVEEKFDSIYEKMQNDSDNFEAIVSVNKSSKTAVITPILRKINIVEYDSSEDDSVEGNKTPHPNLAPKTPKVDKQNTPHVKKLRQTPHIKKWMLRQAAFDEDEETLNDASLNINPKTPTSSRNDELEVPEASQQVTTPTSHLPHVLKLAQIVTTSTPTNPATEGWLRFPDTANDSPLSEIENADSPSQKPTEMPKLKGIIVDSRRGSQESTEKQVTFQDSNDSSVKKKVTFADGTVFNQDAPNIKRVYRKPKRMLTPGPQKPKRSITNPRFQALLNRFENRLATISQTPLNKLEKSQETPQAEHNVLARAISFKDSPGLENTKDSDLFSSCVDPEPNNAITMLTANIAGSLQKCLTSLIRSQEDETEIQFKFTVTKKKVSVQRMANDGKEHFNEIDRDAIVEKENIWSTVTKVVKKVFWGDKETPHRSYCHDSTSSSSSKRKYEDISDDSPLNHKRRKFEGRLRGRPPIRPNLDMVGSRTQSAENSSLLKQLSYPEESLNQSF, from the exons ATGAAGCATCCGATTGAg GTTACGTGCATCGTTTGTCAATTACGATTCTGTTGTGCGGATTGCCGGTGGAAGCACGAACAAAGAGCTCATGAGCTAACCTATGACTGTCCCCTTTGCCGTGGCAACCCCTTCCTTTGTCATCCCCAATACCTTAACCAAGACTTCATTGAACACCTTACAACCCACCTTCCGCTCCGGTGCAGAAAGTGCCAACAAACATACACTACAATGCAAGATTTCCAAGATCTAGACAAATGTACTACTATATCTGAATTGTGTAGTTTCAAAGGAGATGATGTTGAAGAGAAGTTTGATTCTATTTATGAGAAAATGCAAAATGATTCCGATAATTTTGAGGCGATTGTATCTGTTAATAAATCAAGCAAAACTGCAGTAATTACGCCGATACtaagaaaaattaacattGTAGAATACGATTCTAGTGAGGACGATAGTGTAGAAGGTAATAAAACGCCCCATCCTAATTTAGCCCCTAAAACACCAAAGgttgataaacaaaatacccCTCATGTCAAGAAATTGAGACAAACGCCACACATCAAGAAGTGGATGCTGAGGCAGGCTGCTTTCGATGAAGACGAAGAGACTTTGAATGATGCTTCGCTCAATATAAATCCTAAAACACCAACATCTTCTAGAAATGATGAATTGGAAg TTCCAGAAGCGAGCCAGCAGGTAACTACTCCGACTTCACATCTTCCACACGTTTTAAAATTGGCCCAGATTGTTACCACTAGTACTCCAACTAACCCAGCAACGGAAGGCTGGCTTCGCTTTCCTGATACTGCAAATGATTCTCCACTATCAGAAATTGAGAATGCTGATAGTCCATCACAAAAG CCAACGGAAATGCCAAAACTGAAAGGTATTATCGTAGACAGTCGTAGAGGAAGTCAAGAGAGTACAGAAAAGCAGGTCACTTTTCAGGATTCTAATGATTCTTCAGTCAAGAAAAAGGTTACATTCGCTGATGGAACTGTTTTCAACCAAGACGCACCTAATATTAAGCGCG TCTATCGCAAGCCAAAACGAATGTTAACTCCAGGCCCACAAAAACCGAAAAGAAGTATCACCAATCCACGATTTCAAGCACTTCTTAATAGATTTGAGAACAGATTGGCAACGATTTCCCAAACCCCACTAAACAAACTAGAGAAAAGCCAGGAAACACCACAGGCTGAACATAATGTTCTCGCTCGAGCTATAAGTTTCAAAGATAGCCCAGGCCTTGAAAACACGAAAGATAGTGATTTGTTTAGTTCGTGCGTAGATCCAGAACCAAATAATGCAATAACGATGCTCACAGCAAATATCGCAGGATCGCTACAAAAATGCCTCACATCACTTATCAGATCCCAAGAGGACGAGAcagaaatacaatttaaatttacagtaACGAAGAAAAAGGTGAGCGTGCAAAGGATGGCGAATGATGGCAAGGAACATTTTAACGAGATAGACAGAGACGCAATCGTTGAAAAGGAAAACATTTGGTCGACTGTCACTAAGGTCGTGAAAAAGGTGTTTTGGGGTGACAAAG AAACACCACATCGATCCTATTGTCACGATTCCACATCCTCGTCGTCCTCTAAAAGAAAGTACGAAGACATATCCGATGACAGTCCTCTGAATCACAAACGTCGGAAGTTCGAAGGGAGACTCCGTGGAAGGCCACCAATAAGACCCAATCTGGACATGGTGGGCTCAAGAACACAGTCGGCGGAGAATTCGTCATTGCTAAAACAGCTTTCGTACCCGGAAGAAAGTTTGAACCAaagcttttaa